The Gordonia sp. KTR9 genome contains a region encoding:
- a CDS encoding 5-oxoprolinase subunit B family protein, whose amino-acid sequence MHELPAGPDAVVLDFSTDDSPSAAVLAATRALSDAVERGELPGVTDLVPSAHTLLVQAGPGRGLDELGVRRALRRRGTGSDRDPRTTDEIVIPVTYDGADLADVAAELTMTREEVIGLHCSTRWRVQFMGFAPGFGYLVADDEGSHPFDTVGRHREARTNVPAGSVAIAAGYTAVYPKSSPGGWQLLGRTDVRLWDENADPPALFTTGRVVRFVDAGDDSR is encoded by the coding sequence ATGCACGAGCTGCCGGCGGGTCCCGACGCGGTGGTCCTGGACTTCTCGACCGACGACTCCCCGTCGGCCGCTGTGCTGGCAGCGACCAGGGCGTTGAGCGACGCGGTGGAGCGCGGCGAGCTCCCCGGGGTGACCGATCTCGTGCCCAGCGCACACACCCTTCTCGTCCAGGCCGGCCCGGGCCGCGGTCTCGACGAACTCGGCGTCCGCCGGGCCCTGCGGCGCCGCGGAACCGGCAGCGATCGCGACCCCCGGACCACCGACGAGATCGTCATCCCGGTCACCTACGACGGCGCCGACCTCGCGGATGTCGCCGCGGAACTGACGATGACGCGCGAGGAGGTGATCGGGTTGCACTGCAGTACCCGGTGGCGCGTCCAGTTCATGGGCTTCGCACCGGGTTTCGGCTATCTCGTCGCCGACGACGAGGGGTCGCACCCGTTCGACACGGTCGGTCGACACCGGGAAGCACGCACCAATGTCCCGGCGGGATCGGTCGCGATCGCGGCCGGATACACTGCGGTCTACCCGAAGTCGAGCCCCGGCGGCTGGCAGTTGCTGGGCCGCACCGATGTTCGGCTGTGGGACGAGAACGCCGATCCTCCCGCCCTGTTCACCACCGGCCGGGTGGTCCGCTTCGTCGACGCCGGGGACGACAGCCGATGA
- a CDS encoding carbohydrate kinase family protein, whose product MREIVVCGEALVDVVQQGPSRHEATHGRLAPLQPALGGGPFNVAITLGRLGSAVSLLSAVSTDTYGEAILDALRAAGVGTTLVQRRDEPTSLALATIADDGSARYSFYVEGTADRGVTDPGALPPTVAAVTFGTLSLVLQPGATVYENLMRTCRAEGRVVVLDPNIRPAVIDDPDDYRRRFRSWMSSVDLVKLSDEDAAWLGEGPKGSSAADWLADGVAAVVTTAGASGITVSTPVGEVTAPAPPVDVVDTIGAGDSVLGGLVHHLDRHGRLSPAAVRSLTAQQWREAAEFAAHVAAVTVSRPGADPPWAGELRSD is encoded by the coding sequence GTGAGAGAGATCGTCGTCTGCGGTGAGGCGCTGGTCGATGTCGTGCAGCAGGGCCCGAGCCGGCACGAAGCAACCCACGGACGCCTGGCACCCTTGCAGCCCGCCCTGGGCGGCGGCCCGTTCAACGTGGCAATCACCCTGGGGCGGTTGGGGAGTGCGGTCTCGTTGCTCTCCGCAGTGTCCACCGACACCTATGGTGAGGCGATCCTCGACGCGCTCCGGGCGGCGGGGGTGGGGACCACGCTGGTCCAGCGTCGCGACGAGCCGACCTCGCTGGCTCTGGCGACCATCGCCGACGACGGTTCGGCGCGCTACTCCTTCTATGTGGAGGGGACCGCCGATCGCGGGGTCACCGATCCCGGGGCGCTGCCGCCGACCGTGGCGGCGGTGACCTTCGGAACCCTCTCACTGGTGTTGCAACCCGGTGCCACCGTGTACGAGAACCTGATGCGCACCTGCCGCGCCGAGGGCCGAGTCGTGGTGCTGGACCCGAACATCCGGCCCGCGGTCATCGACGACCCCGACGACTATCGACGCCGTTTCCGCAGCTGGATGTCGTCGGTCGACCTGGTCAAACTCTCCGACGAGGACGCGGCCTGGCTCGGCGAGGGGCCCAAGGGCAGCTCGGCGGCGGACTGGCTGGCCGACGGTGTGGCCGCCGTCGTCACCACCGCCGGGGCGTCGGGGATCACTGTCTCCACCCCGGTCGGTGAGGTGACCGCACCGGCGCCGCCGGTCGACGTCGTCGACACCATCGGCGCGGGCGACAGCGTGCTCGGAGGCCTTGTCCACCACCTGGACCGGCACGGTCGGCTCTCGCCCGCCGCGGTGCGTTCACTGACCGCCCAGCAGTGGCGCGAAGCGGCCGAATTCGCAGCTCACGTGGCTGCGGTGACGGTGTCGAGGCCCGGCGCCGACCCTCCGTGGGCGGGCGAGCTGAGAAGCGACTAG
- a CDS encoding citrate synthase, with protein MSAETVPADQASDTASATFTYPGGQLELPILKATEGTDSVALGKLLAETNLTTFDGGFVNTASTKSAITYIDGDAGILRYRGIPIDQLAEKSTFIEVSYLLIYGELPTPSQLEDFTTKIQRHTLLHEDLKRFFDGFPRNAHPMPVLSSAVNALSAYYQDSLDPKDDEQVELSTIRLLAKLPTIAAYAYKKSAGQPFLYPDNSLSLVENFLRMTFGFPAEPYEVNPEVAKALDMLFILHADHEQNCSTSTVRLVGSSQANLFTSISGGINALWGPLHGGANQAVLEMLDAIKAEGGDTKDFMKRVKNKEAGVKLMGFGHRVYKNYDPRAAIVKKTADTILESLGVQDDLLDIAKGLEEVALSDDYFIERRLYPNVDFYTGVIYRAMGFPTRMFTVLFALGRLPGWIAHWREMHEDPTTKIGRPRQLYTGYTERDYVQMGDR; from the coding sequence GTGTCTGCTGAAACAGTCCCAGCCGACCAGGCGTCCGACACGGCCTCAGCGACCTTCACCTACCCCGGTGGACAGCTGGAGCTCCCGATCCTGAAGGCAACCGAGGGCACCGACTCGGTCGCACTCGGCAAACTCCTGGCCGAGACCAACCTGACCACCTTCGACGGTGGCTTCGTGAACACGGCGTCGACCAAGTCGGCCATCACCTACATCGACGGTGACGCCGGCATCCTGCGCTACCGCGGTATCCCGATCGACCAGCTGGCCGAGAAGTCGACCTTCATCGAGGTGAGCTACCTGCTCATCTACGGGGAGCTCCCGACTCCGTCGCAGCTGGAGGACTTCACCACCAAGATCCAGCGCCACACGCTCCTCCACGAGGACCTCAAGCGCTTCTTCGACGGCTTCCCCCGCAACGCGCACCCGATGCCGGTTCTGTCGAGTGCGGTCAACGCGCTGTCGGCCTACTACCAGGACTCCCTGGACCCCAAGGACGACGAGCAGGTCGAGTTGTCGACCATCCGCCTTCTCGCCAAGCTGCCGACCATCGCGGCCTACGCGTACAAGAAGTCGGCAGGCCAGCCGTTCCTCTACCCCGACAACTCGCTGAGCCTCGTCGAGAACTTCCTGCGGATGACCTTCGGCTTCCCCGCGGAGCCCTACGAGGTCAACCCCGAAGTCGCCAAGGCGCTCGACATGCTGTTCATCCTGCATGCCGATCACGAGCAGAACTGTTCGACCTCGACCGTCCGCCTCGTGGGCTCGTCGCAGGCCAACCTGTTCACCTCGATCTCCGGTGGCATCAATGCGCTCTGGGGCCCGCTGCACGGCGGCGCCAACCAGGCGGTGCTCGAGATGCTCGACGCCATCAAGGCCGAGGGCGGCGACACCAAGGACTTCATGAAGCGGGTGAAGAACAAGGAAGCCGGCGTCAAGCTGATGGGCTTCGGTCACCGCGTCTACAAGAACTATGACCCGCGCGCCGCGATCGTCAAGAAGACCGCTGACACGATCCTGGAATCGCTTGGCGTGCAGGATGACCTGCTCGACATCGCGAAGGGGCTCGAAGAGGTCGCCCTCAGCGACGACTACTTCATCGAGCGTCGTCTGTACCCGAACGTCGATTTCTACACCGGTGTCATCTACCGTGCGATGGGCTTCCCGACGCGCATGTTCACCGTGCTGTTCGCGCTGGGACGCCTGCCGGGTTGGATCGCGCACTGGCGCGAGATGCACGAGGACCCGACCACCAAGATCGGCCGTCCGCGTCAGCTCTACACCGGTTACACCGAACGCGACTACGTCCAGATGGGCGATCGCTGA
- a CDS encoding FKBP-type peptidyl-prolyl cis-trans isomerase codes for MTSTEKPTVEFQAGPPPADLTISDLIVGEGAEAARGGIVDVHYVGVDYETGEEFDSSWDRGQSANFPLDRLIPGWQEGIPGMKVGGRRQLTVPPELAYGSAGAGHRLSGRTLVFVIDLLGVG; via the coding sequence GTGACCAGCACCGAGAAGCCAACGGTCGAGTTCCAGGCGGGCCCCCCGCCGGCCGACCTGACCATCTCCGACCTCATCGTCGGCGAAGGTGCCGAAGCCGCTCGCGGCGGCATCGTCGACGTCCACTACGTCGGGGTCGACTACGAGACGGGCGAAGAGTTCGATTCGTCGTGGGACCGCGGCCAGTCGGCCAACTTCCCGCTGGACCGGTTGATCCCGGGCTGGCAGGAAGGCATCCCGGGAATGAAGGTCGGCGGACGCCGTCAGCTGACCGTTCCGCCCGAGCTGGCCTACGGCTCCGCCGGCGCGGGTCACCGACTCTCGGGACGGACGCTGGTGTTCGTCATCGACCTGCTCGGAGTGGGCTGA
- a CDS encoding cryptochrome/photolyase family protein, with amino-acid sequence MVWLRRDLRLSDLPPLAAAASGTDSSVLVCFVVDPRLEKSSGERRLAFLFDSLRELDDKLDGKLLVVRGRPEVEIPKLAHAVDAERVHISEDFAPFGRRRDEAVADRLGDIELVATGSPYLVSPGRVTKNDGEPYKVFTPYFNRWRDHGWRAPADSSVPSASIVDPSDLSKTGRIRVPAAPTKLSIPAGEDAATARWAEFVDDGLTDYDSGRNDPAGDSTSRMSAYLKYGNIHPRTLAADLGNQKGKGAQAYLRELAFRDFYADVLYHWPHSLWHNWNRQFDGIDLDTDDKAYERFDAWKAGRTGFPLVDAGMRQLAETGYMHNRVRMVTASFLVKDLHLPWWWGAEWFLEQLVDGDMASNNHGWQWAAGTGTDAAPYFRVFNPEAQAKKFDPDGEYVRRWVGDIDADDYPEPMVDHKAEREEALRRFGQI; translated from the coding sequence CTGGTCTGGCTCCGGCGCGATCTGCGTCTGAGTGACCTCCCGCCGCTGGCCGCGGCCGCCTCGGGGACCGATTCGTCGGTCCTCGTGTGCTTTGTGGTGGACCCGAGGCTGGAGAAGTCCTCGGGTGAGCGGCGCCTGGCGTTCCTGTTCGACTCGCTGCGCGAGTTGGACGACAAGCTGGACGGCAAGTTGCTCGTCGTGCGGGGACGACCCGAGGTGGAGATCCCGAAGCTGGCCCACGCGGTCGACGCCGAACGGGTGCACATCTCCGAGGACTTCGCCCCGTTCGGCCGGCGACGCGACGAGGCCGTCGCCGATCGGCTCGGCGACATCGAGCTCGTGGCGACCGGTTCGCCGTACCTCGTCTCGCCCGGCCGGGTGACCAAGAACGACGGCGAGCCGTACAAGGTCTTCACCCCGTACTTCAACCGCTGGCGTGACCACGGGTGGCGCGCACCGGCCGATTCCTCGGTGCCTTCGGCGTCGATCGTCGACCCGTCGGATCTGTCGAAGACGGGACGCATCCGGGTTCCCGCCGCGCCGACGAAGCTGTCTATCCCCGCGGGCGAGGACGCGGCGACAGCGCGCTGGGCCGAGTTCGTCGACGACGGCCTCACGGATTACGACTCCGGACGCAACGACCCGGCGGGCGACAGCACGAGCCGGATGTCGGCGTACCTGAAGTACGGCAACATCCATCCCCGTACTCTCGCTGCCGATCTGGGCAACCAGAAGGGGAAGGGAGCGCAGGCATACCTGCGGGAGCTCGCGTTCCGCGACTTCTACGCCGATGTGCTCTATCACTGGCCACACAGCCTGTGGCACAACTGGAATCGTCAGTTCGACGGCATCGACCTCGACACCGACGACAAGGCGTACGAGCGCTTCGACGCCTGGAAGGCCGGGCGGACCGGCTTTCCGCTCGTCGATGCCGGGATGCGTCAGCTCGCGGAGACCGGATACATGCACAACCGGGTGCGCATGGTCACCGCGTCCTTCCTCGTCAAGGATCTGCACCTGCCGTGGTGGTGGGGAGCCGAGTGGTTCCTCGAGCAGCTGGTAGACGGTGACATGGCGTCGAACAATCACGGCTGGCAGTGGGCGGCGGGCACGGGAACCGATGCGGCGCCGTACTTCCGGGTCTTCAACCCCGAGGCGCAGGCGAAGAAGTTCGATCCCGACGGCGAGTACGTCCGGCGGTGGGTGGGTGACATCGACGCCGACGATTATCCCGAGCCGATGGTCGATCACAAGGCCGAGCGTGAGGAAGCGCTCCGTCGGTTCGGCCAGATCTAG
- a CDS encoding HNH endonuclease signature motif containing protein, with amino-acid sequence MWTDLPGEFVAGVDPARAAETDMVMLMAGLDATRRGESYLAWHRYQTIAAMTDRLVTTSASGFVMDGHADCAARIARQAAVSRRRAEILIDEAIALRDRLPDTADTLRDGVLSQWQIRLILSRTELIPADDPVIPALDAEIADTLRRRSGVWDRARLRDMVDRLVFRHDPDAVRQRRKDAMDQRGVWTHELPDGTAELTAVMSAENVRISAKAVSVLADAVCKRDGRKRGHRQSDAMFALLTRTAFECQCADDEPCTADIPDPQGVLEAVRAEIVIHVVTDAATLAGAPGVGFLDEHGIISDEHVRDLAARPDATLSPVTPARTQPTYVATNDDDHRRTAQHPAPAEDTRADDDNGGATTRSDGEPGDTTASVAVVYPATHPGNGYRPTASCADFVRARDGYCTEPGCTRTAFACDLDHVTEYDHTDPARGGATSSENLNAKCRPSHLLKTHGDWVDVQYRDEDGRLVTEYETPEGVTLPGDAETLEDTFPNLRRIRFEQAAQAPPTPHVIASADNSERTTSRLDAKLARRRQERARNKRAREELDRLAPPPF; translated from the coding sequence GTGTGGACCGATCTACCGGGCGAGTTCGTCGCCGGGGTCGATCCTGCCCGCGCGGCCGAGACCGACATGGTCATGTTGATGGCCGGCCTCGACGCCACCCGACGCGGAGAGTCCTATCTCGCCTGGCATCGATATCAGACGATCGCGGCGATGACCGACCGGCTCGTCACCACCAGCGCCTCAGGCTTCGTGATGGACGGCCACGCCGACTGCGCCGCCCGGATCGCCCGCCAAGCCGCGGTGTCGCGTCGGCGGGCCGAAATCTTGATCGACGAGGCAATCGCCCTGCGTGACCGGCTCCCCGACACCGCGGACACCTTGCGTGACGGGGTCCTGTCGCAGTGGCAGATCCGGCTGATCCTCTCCCGCACCGAGCTGATCCCCGCCGACGACCCCGTCATCCCCGCCCTCGACGCCGAGATCGCCGATACTCTGCGCCGCCGCAGCGGTGTGTGGGATCGGGCGCGGTTGCGGGACATGGTCGACCGCCTCGTGTTCCGCCACGATCCGGATGCGGTACGCCAACGCCGCAAAGACGCGATGGACCAACGTGGGGTGTGGACCCACGAACTGCCCGACGGCACCGCCGAACTCACCGCCGTCATGTCGGCAGAGAACGTGCGGATCTCAGCCAAAGCTGTCAGCGTCCTCGCTGATGCGGTATGCAAACGAGACGGGCGCAAGCGCGGGCACCGCCAGTCCGATGCGATGTTCGCGCTGTTGACCCGCACGGCATTCGAGTGCCAGTGCGCCGACGACGAGCCCTGCACTGCCGACATTCCCGACCCGCAGGGTGTCCTCGAGGCGGTGCGCGCCGAGATAGTGATCCATGTGGTCACCGACGCCGCCACCCTCGCGGGGGCGCCGGGGGTGGGGTTCCTCGACGAGCACGGCATCATCAGCGACGAGCATGTGCGTGACCTCGCCGCCCGCCCGGACGCCACGCTGTCCCCGGTCACCCCGGCCCGCACCCAACCCACCTACGTCGCCACCAACGACGACGATCACCGGCGGACCGCCCAACACCCGGCACCAGCCGAAGACACACGAGCCGACGACGACAACGGTGGCGCCACAACTCGATCGGACGGTGAGCCCGGCGACACCACCGCATCGGTAGCAGTGGTTTACCCGGCAACCCATCCTGGCAACGGGTACCGGCCGACCGCGTCGTGCGCTGATTTCGTGCGGGCGCGGGACGGGTATTGCACCGAACCCGGCTGCACCCGTACGGCATTCGCATGCGATCTCGACCACGTCACCGAATACGACCACACCGACCCCGCCCGGGGTGGGGCGACGTCGAGTGAGAACCTCAACGCCAAATGCCGCCCCAGTCACCTCCTCAAAACCCACGGTGACTGGGTCGACGTGCAATACCGCGACGAAGACGGCCGCCTGGTCACCGAGTACGAGACCCCCGAAGGGGTCACCCTGCCCGGGGATGCCGAAACCCTCGAGGACACCTTCCCCAACCTGCGACGAATCCGGTTCGAACAGGCCGCCCAAGCCCCACCCACCCCACACGTCATCGCCTCCGCCGACAACTCGGAGCGCACCACCAGCCGACTGGACGCCAAACTGGCCCGCCGGCGACAAGAACGCGCCCGCAACAAACGAGCCCGCGAAGAACTCGACCGCCTCGCCCCACCACCCTTCTGA